Within the Solwaraspora sp. WMMA2056 genome, the region GGCCTGCTGGAGAAGGACCCGGCCCGGCGTTTCGACGTACCGACCGCCCGCAGCATCCTGCGCGAACTGCTCGCCGGCCCGCTGGCCAGCAAGGCCCCGGCCAACCTGGTCACCGACCCGTACGCGGTCGTCCAGCCGCAACAGCCGCCGGCCTGGCGTCAGCAGGCGCCGGCCGCGCCCGCACCGGCCCAGGCGCAGCCCACCGGCAAGATCGGTGGACGGGCCATGATCGGCCCCGACGAGTCGCTCACCGACCGCCTCGCCGAGCTGCGCAGGGCCGGTCGGCAGATGCCCAGCGCCGCCCAGTGGTCCGCCGCCGGGCTGGACAACGCCAACCCGACCTCGCCGGCCGCCGGCCCGGTCAGCCCGGCCGCGCCGCACAGCCCCACGGTGCCGCACGGCCCGACCGCCCGGCACTCGGCCGCCCCGACGGCGCACCACCCGACTGCCGGTGCGGTCGACCCGGCCGCCGACCGGACCGCGCCGATCGGCCAGATCACCCCGGCGGGCCGGGCCAGCAGCGCGCCTGCGGTGCTCAGCCCGACCGGGGCGATGCCGGCACCCACCTGGAGCGAAGGGCCGCCTGGCGGGCAGTCGGGCTGGTCGTCGCCGCGCGCCGACCGGGCCGCCGGTAGCGGCGCCACCGCCGGCGCCGTGCTCGACAAGGCGATCGCCGGGGTACGCCAGACCAGTGCCCGCGCGGTCACCACGGTCAAGGGCTGGGACCGCAAGGTGCAGATCGGTGCCGCCGCCGGCGCGACCCTGCTGATCCTGCTGCTGTCCGTGACGCTGTTCAACACCGGCCAGCAGGAGCCCCAGCAGCCGACCCTCACCTCTCCACAGATCACCGAGGAGCCGCCGCCGGCGATCCCGACGAAGACCGTCAACGAGCGTGGGGTCTCCGTCGCCGTACCGGAGAGCTGGGAGAAGGCCAGCGGCGGGCTCTACACCGACTTCGCCGACCCGGACGACCCCGGCCGCAAGGTGCGGATCGTGGTCGAGCCGTTCGGCTCCTCGGCCCAGCGGTGGGCCGAGGTCGCCGAGAACGGTCTCAAGAAACCGGACAGCCAGTCCTGTGCCCGCCCGTACGCTCAGCTCGACATGACCACCGAGGTCGAGTTGGCCGGTCGGGAGGCCGCCCAGTTCGAGTACACCTGCGGCGACGGCGACAACAAGCGGCACGGCGTCTGGCGGGCCGTGGTGGCGGGCGGCAAGGCGTACTCGTTCTTCCTGACCACTCCGGACGCCCGGTTCGAAGAGAGCAAGCCGATCTTCGACGAGATGGTCCGGACCTTCCAGCTCACCGAGGCCGGCTGAACGGATGGCAGCGGACGTGCCGGCACCGGCCGGTGACCTCGACGGCCTGCGTACCCGGGTGCTGACCTGGCTCGACGACGAGCCGGACCCGGCCGCCCGCGCCGAGCTGCAGACGCTGCTGGCGGCGCTGCCGGGCAGCGCCGCCGAGCTGGCCGACCGGTTCGCCGGGCCGCTCACGTTCGGCACCGCCGGGCTGCGCGGGCCGCTGCGGGCCGGCCCCAACGGGATGAACCTGCAGGTCGTGACGAGGGCGGCGGCCGGGCTGGTGGGCTGGCTCGCCGCGCACGACGCGACCGGGCCGCTGGTGGTCGGCTACGACGCCCGGTACGGGTCACGCGCCTTCGCGGTCCGGACCGCCGAGGTGGCCACCGGGGCCGGGCGGGACGCCTACCTGCTGCCCGGTCCGTTACCGACACCGGTGCTCGCGTACGCCGTTCGGGCGCTCGACGCCGCCGCCGGCGTGATGGTCACCGCCAGCCACAACCCGCCGCAGGACAACGGCTACAAGGTCTACCTCGGCGCGGGGCTCGGCGGTGCCACCGGAGCCGGCGCGCAGATCGTGCCGCCGGCGGACCGGCAGATCGAGGCGGCGATCCGGGCCGTCGGCCGGCTCGCCGACGTGCCGCTCGGCGGCCCCGGCAAGACCCTCGACGACGAGATCGTCACCGGGTACCTGCGGGCCGCCGCGCAGGTGGTCCAACCGACAGCGGCGACGGCCGCGTTGACGGTGGCGTACACGCCGCTGCACGGGGTCGGCGCGGCGGTGCTGCGCGACGCGTTCACCACGGCCGGCTTCGCCGCCCCGCAGGTCGTCGCCGAGCAGGCTGAGCCGGACCCGGACTTCCCGACCGTGGCGTTTCCCAACCCCGAGGAGCCGGGCGCGATGGACCGGGTCATCGCGCTGGCCCGGGCCACCGGTGCCGACCTGGCCATCGCCAACGACCCGGACGCCGACCGGTGCGCCGTCGCCGTGCCGGTACGGTCCGGTGCCGGCGCGGCTGCCGGCACCGGTGCCAGTGGGGATGGTGCCGACGCCGTGGCCGAGTGGCGGATGCTGCGCGGCGACGAACTCGGGGTCCTGCTCGCCGACCACCTGATGCGCCAGGGCCGGCACGGCCGGTACGCCACCACGATCGTGTCGTCGTCGCTGCTGCGGGCGATCTGCGCGGCGCGCGGCGAGCCGTACGCCGAGACCCTCACCGGGTTCAAGTGGATCGTCCGCGCCGGTCTCGACTCCGCCGACGACGCCGACGTGCCGTTGGTCTTCGGGTACGAGGAGGCGCTCGGCTACTGCGTCGCGCCCGACCACGTCCGCGACAAGGACGGCATCACCGCCGCGCTGACCGTTGCCGAGCTCGCCGCCGGACTCAAGGCGACCGGGCGGGACCTGGGCGACCGGCTCGACGAGCTGGCCGCCGAGTTCGGCGTACACCGGACCGATCAGCTGGCGGTGCGGGTCGAGGCGCTCAGCGAGATCACCGACGCCATGGCGTACCTGCGGGCCCACCTGCCGGCGACGCTGCTCGACGAGCCGGTCGCCTCGGTGACCGACCTGCTGCCCGACGCGGACGTGGTGATCCTGCGCAGCGCCGGCGCCCGGGTCGTGGTGCGACCGTCCGGTACGGAGCCGAAGCTCAAGGCGTACCTGGAAGTGGTGCAGCCGGTGCGGGACGGAGACATCGCCGCGGCCCGCGATCGGGCCGGTACGGCGTTGCGGCGGCTCCGTGACGAGACGGCGGTCGCCCTCAACATCAGCTGATGTCCGGATATCACCCGTTAGGCGATACCAGTACCTGTAGCGGGTCGTTTATCTGGGTATGCTGGCTCGCCGCTGCTTCGCTCACCTGACCGCCGCGACGCACCGGCGGTCCACGTTCTCCTTCGACCGACAGGTCCGGCTGCTCCGGCTGGCCACCCGCCCCGGCCAGGTCGCCCGCCACTGGTTCGCCGTACGGCTGCGTCCGGCGGCCACCGACACCGACGGCCAGCCGCGCCGCTGGACCATCCTGGACGGCCGGCCCGCCCTCGCCGTCGTGGACACCGCCGTCACCCCGCTCAACGCCCACCGGCGCAACCTGCACCTGGTCACCGACGCGCTGGCCCGGGCCGGCGTGTCCTACTTCGTCATCCCGGACAGCGACGGGCTGCGCAGTCGGGTCGGCGTACCGCAGCGCGAGCGGGGTGCCGCACTGCGCGCCCTGGCCGGCACCGGCGCGTTGACCGCGTCCGTCCCCGGTGGCCGGCCCCGGCCACTGCCGGCACGGGCCGGCCGCCAGCTGCGTCGGGCCCCGGTGGTCCAGGTCTTCCAGCCGGTGGCCAGCCCCGACGGCCGGCTCGCGTACGGCGGCCAGGCAGCCTGCGAGATCGAGTTCTGGGCCGTCGACGGCGACCAGCTGCGGGCCCCGCGCGGCAACGGCTTCACCACCGCCATGCCGACCGGCTCCGCCCCGGTACGCCTGACCGAAGCGGAGGTCACCGCGTTCGCGCCGGACGACGAGATCGGCCGGCACCTGTCCCGCGCCCCGTTCACCCGACGCCCCGCCGACTGGCCGGACTTCCCGGTCGACCTGGTCTGCTGCTGGACCGACCCGGGTGATCCCCGCTGGCGCACCCGCCAGCAGCGGGTCATGTCCCGGCTGCCCGGCGTGCTGCCCGGCGCCCGCCGCGCCGACCGGCACCGCCGGGCCGCGACCGGCAACCTGACCAGCGGGTCCGTCGGCTGGGACGACAGTCACGGGCTGCGGCACCTGCTGCGGTCGGTGCACCTGTACGCCCCCTGGATCCGCCGGATCTTCCTGGTCACCGCGTACCAGCTCCCCGGCTGGCTGGACCTGGACGATCCCCGGTTGACCGTCGTGGACCACCGTGACCTGCTCGGCGGGCACGCCGTACTGCCCACGTTCAACCCGTGCGTCGTCGAGTCGGCGCTGCACGAGATCGACGGCCTGGCGGAACGGTTCCTCTACCTGCCCGACAACGTGTTCCTCGGCCGCCCCGTCAGCCGTACGACGTTCTTCGAAGCCAACGGCGTGCCCCGGGTCCCGACCGGTACGGCGACCGGGCCGGACGCCACCGTCCGGGGGATCGTCGCCGACCACTTCGACCGGCTGGTCACCACCACGGTGCCGGCCGGGGTGCCGCTGCCGCTGCGCCGCTCCACCCTGGCCGAGATCTGCACCAGCGCGCCGGACCTGGTGGAGCGGATCCGTGGCCACCAGGTGCAGCGTGGCGACGACGTGTCGCTGGTCCGGTCGCTGCACCACCACTGGTCGTTCCTGCGCGGCACCGCCGTGCCGGGCCAGTGGCGGCACACCGTCATCGACCCGGCCGTCCGGGGTGCAGTCGCGCACCTGCACCACCTGCTCGACCAGCGAGACGTGGACACCTTCAGGCTGGTCGGCTCCGCCGACGGGGCGTTGGGCGCCGACTTCCTGGACCACTACTTCCCGACGGCCTCGCCGTTCGAGGTCAGCGCCGAGGTGGCCGCCGCCCGCGCCCCGTTCACCGCCACCGAACTGGCCCAGCGGCTGTTGCGGCCGCAGGTGGGTCGGTTCCCGGCCGGCCCGCAGCTGCGCCTGACCCCGGCCCTGCCGGCACCGGGCCAGGCGGCACCGGGCCTGCCGGCGGCATCGGTCGCACCCCACCAGCCGACCAGCCGTACGGCGGAGCAGCTACCGTGGACGGACCGGCCTGCTCCAGCCGACGCCGACCCGCAGCCCGCCGCCGACGCGGACCGGCGACTCGACGCCCACGTGCACGCCGACGCGGACGCCCTGGTCGGACGTCGCTGCGGCTGAGGTGTCGGCGACCCCTATGGTGTCCGGGTGCAGGCCATCATCGCGACCCTCGGGTACGTCCTGTCCGCCGACCGCCGCCAGGTGCTGATGCTGCGCCGCGACGCCCGCCCCGACGACATCCACTACGGCTACTACAACGGGCTCGGCGGCAAGCTGGAGCCGGGCGAGGACGTCGTCACCGGCATCCACCGGGAGGTGCGGGAGGAGTCCGGCCTCGTCTGTGAGCAGGTCGAACTGGCCGGCACCATCTCCTGGCCCGGCTTCGGCCGCAACGGGGAGAACTGGTTCGGTTTCCTGTTCCGGATCCCGGCCTGGTCCGGTCATCCGAAAACCGCCTGCCCGGAGGGCACGCTGGTCTGGACCGACCTGGCCGACGTCCTCGCCGGCCAGGTCCCGATGTGGCCCAGCGACCGGCACTTCCTGCCGCTGGTCTTCGCCGCGCGGCCGACGGTGTTCCACGGCGTCATGCCGTTCGCCAACCACGAGGCGACCAGCTGGAGCTGGACGACCGCGAGCTGAACCGACCTGGAAAGTCCGCCTCAGAAGCGCGGCATCCCGCCGAACTGCCGGTCACCGGCGTCACCGAGCCCCGGCACGATGAACATCTTGTCGTTGAGCCGCTCGTCGATCGACGCGGTGACCAGCCGCAACGGCAGGCCGGAGCGGTCCAGCCGGTCGATGCCGGCCGGCGCGGCGAGCACGCACAGCACGGTGATCTCGGTGGCCCCCCGGTCGACCAGCAGTCGGCAGCAGTGCTCCAACGAACCGCCGGTGGCCAGCATCGGGTCGAGCACCAGCACCGGGATGCCGGCCAGGTCGGCCGGCAGCGACTCCAGGTAGGCCCGGGGCTCGTAGGTCTCCTCGTCCCGGGCCAGGCCGACGAAGCCCATCGACGACTCCGGCAGCAGCGCCAACGCCGAGTCGGCCATGCCCAGGCCGGCACGCAGCACCGGCACCAGCAGCGGCGGGTTGGCCAGCCGGGTCCCGTCGGTCGGTGCCACCGGCGTGGTCACCGGGTAGGACTCCACCGGGAACGAGCGGGCCGCCTCGTACACCAGCATCGTGGTGAGTTCGTGCAGCGCGGCGCGGAACGCCGCCGAATCGGTCCGGACATCGCGCATCGCGGTCAGCCGGGACTGGGCAAGGGGATGGTCAACGACGAGTACGTCCACGGTCGTTGAACCTACTCGTCAACCCGGCGGCGGACGCATACACCTCACGGATGGCGTCGGCGTACCGGGCCGGGGTGTGTTCGGCGCAGCGGCAGGCCGCCGCGACGGCCTGCCGACGGGCCGTTTCCGGGTCGAGCAGCAGCCGCAGCACGCCGCCGGCGAGCGCACCGGGTTCGGCGTCGGTGCGCAGGGCGGAGCCGGCCAGCGCACCGTGCGCGTGCAGCGCCCGGTCGACCAGCACCACCGGTACGCCGGCCAGCCCGGCCTCCTGCAGGACGAGTGCCTGGGTGTCGGTCTGCGACGCAAACGCGAACACCTCGGCAGCGCCGTACGCGGCGGCCACCACCTCCGGTGCCTGCTGCCCGGTCAGCACGATCCGGGCGGCCACCCGGGGCGGCAGCGCCCGCAGCAGCCCGGCCAGCCAGCGGGGCTCGTACAGCGCGCCGACCAGCACCAGCCGGGCCGTCGGGCAACCGGCCAGGATCCGCTCGAACGCGGCGATCAGCAGGTCGATGCCCTTCTCCCGGTTGATCCGCCCGACGTAGAGGACCACCCGGTCGCTGGGGGCGATGCCGTGGCCGTACCGGAAGGCGTTGATCTCGCGGGCGGTGGTCCGCCGGGGGGCGACCCCGGTGGGTACCAGGTGCACCCGGTCGGCCGGCACCGGCAGGTGGATGCGGTCCAGCACTGCCCGGGTCGGCACGACGACCGCGTCGGCCCCGCCGAGCAGCAGCGTGTTGGTGGCGTCCATGGCGGCCCGACGGCGGGCGACCGCGCCGCTGGCCATCGGGCGGTGGTCCCGGGTGTGCCCGGCGGGTGCCGCCGCCGGGCGCGGTACGCCGAGCCGGCGGGCGTAGAGCCGGACGCCGGCGCTGAGCGCCCGCGCCGGCACCCGGTACGCGTCGGCGTAGGCGTGCAGGTCGGTGTGGTACGTCTGGACCAGCGGCAGACCGAGCCGGCGGGCGGTGAGGACGCCGAGCAGCCCGACCGGGCCCGGGGTGTGTACGTGCACGACGTCCGGGCCGACGGCGGCGATCTCGGCGATGGTGCCGGTGGCGGCGGCACCGCGCAGCAGCCACGGGGACAGGCGCAGGTCGGCGACGCCGCAGGGCAGCGCCCGCAGCCGCAGCACGTCCGGCTCGGCCGGCTGGTCGGGGTGCCGGGGCACCACGATCAGCCCGGGGTGGCCCGCGTCGGTCAGCGCCGCCGCCAGGGTCCGCAACGAGGTGACCACCCCGTCGCGGCGGGGCAGGTACGTGTCGGTGAAGTGCACTGCTCGCACGTCAGGGACGGTGGGCCACCGTGTTCAACATGATGTAACGGTAGGCCAACGGGGCCCTTAAGTCTGCTCGTCCGATCAGCCGACGACCAAGATCGTCAACTTGTCGACGACGTAGACTCGCGGACATGACAGCGGTGACCACACCTGCACCGACCGGCCACGACCTGGTTGATGTGGGGCGCAGCGCGGCGACCCTGCGCGCGTTCCTGCACGGCCTGCCCGGCGTCGACCAGATCGGGGCACAGCAGCGGGCCGCGATGCTCGGCACCCGGTCGGTCAAGACCACCGCCAAGGCGCGGGCGATCGACCTGGCGATCCGGATGGTCGACCTGACCACCCTCGAAGGCGCCGACACCCCGGGCAAGGTCCGGGCGCTGTGCGCCAAGGCCCGCCGCCCCGACC harbors:
- a CDS encoding protein kinase; its protein translation is MTQIPTWSGGPVSSTSTRAAPGTTIGGRYSLRAAVGHGGMGTVWRASDTLLRRDVAVKEVVLPPGLAPSDRDAMYERTLREARAAAALQHPAVVQVYDVVTEGGRPWIVMELLDARSLADMVIEDGPVAQRAVAKIGIALLGALEVAHAIGVLHRDVKPANVLICTDGRCVLTDFGVARMPTEVQLTTPGMVLGSPHFISPERAMGQDFGPPSDLFSLGVTLYTAVEGRPPFDKGDPIETMHAVVEDPPAPPVRSGPLTEVLLGLLEKDPARRFDVPTARSILRELLAGPLASKAPANLVTDPYAVVQPQQPPAWRQQAPAAPAPAQAQPTGKIGGRAMIGPDESLTDRLAELRRAGRQMPSAAQWSAAGLDNANPTSPAAGPVSPAAPHSPTVPHGPTARHSAAPTAHHPTAGAVDPAADRTAPIGQITPAGRASSAPAVLSPTGAMPAPTWSEGPPGGQSGWSSPRADRAAGSGATAGAVLDKAIAGVRQTSARAVTTVKGWDRKVQIGAAAGATLLILLLSVTLFNTGQQEPQQPTLTSPQITEEPPPAIPTKTVNERGVSVAVPESWEKASGGLYTDFADPDDPGRKVRIVVEPFGSSAQRWAEVAENGLKKPDSQSCARPYAQLDMTTEVELAGREAAQFEYTCGDGDNKRHGVWRAVVAGGKAYSFFLTTPDARFEESKPIFDEMVRTFQLTEAG
- a CDS encoding phospho-sugar mutase, which encodes MAADVPAPAGDLDGLRTRVLTWLDDEPDPAARAELQTLLAALPGSAAELADRFAGPLTFGTAGLRGPLRAGPNGMNLQVVTRAAAGLVGWLAAHDATGPLVVGYDARYGSRAFAVRTAEVATGAGRDAYLLPGPLPTPVLAYAVRALDAAAGVMVTASHNPPQDNGYKVYLGAGLGGATGAGAQIVPPADRQIEAAIRAVGRLADVPLGGPGKTLDDEIVTGYLRAAAQVVQPTAATAALTVAYTPLHGVGAAVLRDAFTTAGFAAPQVVAEQAEPDPDFPTVAFPNPEEPGAMDRVIALARATGADLAIANDPDADRCAVAVPVRSGAGAAAGTGASGDGADAVAEWRMLRGDELGVLLADHLMRQGRHGRYATTIVSSSLLRAICAARGEPYAETLTGFKWIVRAGLDSADDADVPLVFGYEEALGYCVAPDHVRDKDGITAALTVAELAAGLKATGRDLGDRLDELAAEFGVHRTDQLAVRVEALSEITDAMAYLRAHLPATLLDEPVASVTDLLPDADVVILRSAGARVVVRPSGTEPKLKAYLEVVQPVRDGDIAAARDRAGTALRRLRDETAVALNIS
- a CDS encoding 8-oxo-dGTP diphosphatase: MQAIIATLGYVLSADRRQVLMLRRDARPDDIHYGYYNGLGGKLEPGEDVVTGIHREVREESGLVCEQVELAGTISWPGFGRNGENWFGFLFRIPAWSGHPKTACPEGTLVWTDLADVLAGQVPMWPSDRHFLPLVFAARPTVFHGVMPFANHEATSWSWTTAS
- the upp gene encoding uracil phosphoribosyltransferase, yielding MDVLVVDHPLAQSRLTAMRDVRTDSAAFRAALHELTTMLVYEAARSFPVESYPVTTPVAPTDGTRLANPPLLVPVLRAGLGMADSALALLPESSMGFVGLARDEETYEPRAYLESLPADLAGIPVLVLDPMLATGGSLEHCCRLLVDRGATEITVLCVLAAPAGIDRLDRSGLPLRLVTASIDERLNDKMFIVPGLGDAGDRQFGGMPRF
- a CDS encoding glycosyltransferase — protein: MRAVHFTDTYLPRRDGVVTSLRTLAAALTDAGHPGLIVVPRHPDQPAEPDVLRLRALPCGVADLRLSPWLLRGAAATGTIAEIAAVGPDVVHVHTPGPVGLLGVLTARRLGLPLVQTYHTDLHAYADAYRVPARALSAGVRLYARRLGVPRPAAAPAGHTRDHRPMASGAVARRRAAMDATNTLLLGGADAVVVPTRAVLDRIHLPVPADRVHLVPTGVAPRRTTAREINAFRYGHGIAPSDRVVLYVGRINREKGIDLLIAAFERILAGCPTARLVLVGALYEPRWLAGLLRALPPRVAARIVLTGQQAPEVVAAAYGAAEVFAFASQTDTQALVLQEAGLAGVPVVLVDRALHAHGALAGSALRTDAEPGALAGGVLRLLLDPETARRQAVAAACRCAEHTPARYADAIREVYASAAGLTSRFNDRGRTRR